The following proteins are co-located in the uncultured Draconibacterium sp. genome:
- a CDS encoding histidine kinase, with protein MPQRILNKRYKLIGHIVFWLSSITFLCFIFFLYSREINLALITKALITNIGFAVSVYINLYVLIPKFLKKKNYIFYVFWLVLLLTLSSLLIQFIIVYPLHQILDVSDNFSSLTTDTHSAFFFATFFYVLISSFLKFIKDWLSMQDLNYKLAKIEQQKLEAELKTLKGQLNPHFLFNSLNNIYSLALTQSEKVPELILKLSDLMRHILYESRENYIQLNKEIEFVDNFIALQKIRTAEITKINYTKTGTIPSGRIAPLLFEPFIDNAFKHGLPGTENSDFINITFTFEGDNNVLFKLENNYESSELWKKKDSGIGIENVKQRLKHLYAKNEYALDISKKDQVFSVLLKLKLK; from the coding sequence ATGCCTCAACGCATCCTAAATAAACGCTATAAACTAATCGGACATATTGTTTTCTGGTTAAGCAGTATCACATTTCTCTGTTTTATATTTTTTCTGTACAGCCGCGAGATTAACCTGGCACTTATAACCAAAGCATTAATTACGAACATTGGTTTCGCAGTTAGTGTTTACATAAATTTATACGTTTTAATACCAAAATTTCTTAAAAAGAAAAACTACATATTTTATGTTTTTTGGCTCGTTCTGCTTTTAACATTAAGCAGTTTGCTTATTCAGTTTATTATCGTCTATCCACTTCATCAGATACTCGATGTTTCAGATAATTTTTCATCGTTGACCACTGATACGCATTCCGCCTTCTTTTTTGCTACTTTTTTCTATGTTTTAATTTCTTCGTTTTTAAAGTTTATAAAAGATTGGCTATCCATGCAGGACTTAAATTATAAACTGGCAAAAATAGAACAGCAAAAACTGGAAGCAGAACTAAAAACACTTAAAGGACAACTTAATCCTCACTTTCTCTTTAATTCGTTAAATAATATCTATTCTTTGGCTTTAACACAATCGGAGAAAGTACCCGAACTAATTCTTAAACTTTCCGATTTAATGCGTCATATCTTGTATGAATCGCGGGAAAACTACATTCAGCTGAATAAGGAAATTGAATTTGTGGATAATTTTATTGCATTGCAGAAAATACGTACAGCTGAAATAACAAAAATAAATTATACAAAAACCGGAACTATCCCTTCGGGAAGAATTGCCCCTTTGCTTTTCGAACCTTTTATCGACAATGCATTTAAACATGGACTGCCCGGTACCGAAAATTCTGATTTTATAAATATTACCTTTACATTTGAAGGTGATAACAACGTACTTTTCAAGCTGGAAAACAACTATGAATCTTCCGAATTATGGAAGAAAAAGGACTCAGGTATTGGAATTGAAAATGTAAAGCAACGTTTGAAGCATTTATATGCCAAGAATGAATACGCGTTGGATATTTCCAAAAAGGATCAGGTATTTTCAGTTTTACTAAAGCTAAAACTTAAATAG
- a CDS encoding LytTR family DNA-binding domain-containing protein, giving the protein MEIKALIIDDEPLAQNVIKQYALKLPDLHIVDTCNDAICAHKALLAFDIDVIFLDINMPKMSGISFLKNLKNAPLVIFTTAYSEYALEGYELNAIDYLKKPFSFERFCKAYYKAEELIQLHKNAQAPNSVSITANDFLFIKSNKKSVKVKFSEILYIEGLGDYIKIHLTDNKLVTNLSMKKIFSLLPENQFYRTHKSFIISLDKVDSVEGNMVSINGNKLPIGNSYRQDFLSFVNRFLAD; this is encoded by the coding sequence ATGGAAATTAAGGCTCTTATAATCGATGATGAACCACTGGCTCAAAATGTGATAAAACAATACGCACTAAAGCTTCCTGATTTACATATTGTGGATACTTGCAACGATGCAATTTGTGCCCACAAAGCTTTACTGGCATTTGATATAGATGTAATTTTTTTAGATATCAACATGCCTAAAATGTCCGGGATTTCATTTCTAAAGAATCTAAAAAATGCGCCTTTGGTAATCTTTACAACAGCCTATTCGGAATATGCCCTGGAAGGTTATGAATTAAATGCCATTGACTATTTAAAAAAGCCTTTTTCTTTTGAACGGTTTTGTAAAGCCTATTACAAGGCGGAGGAATTGATTCAGTTACATAAAAATGCGCAAGCACCCAATTCCGTTAGTATTACCGCCAACGACTTTCTATTTATAAAATCAAATAAAAAGTCGGTTAAAGTAAAATTCTCGGAGATCCTATATATCGAGGGCTTAGGTGATTATATTAAAATTCATCTTACCGACAACAAGTTAGTAACCAATCTGTCGATGAAGAAAATATTTTCCTTGTTGCCTGAAAATCAATTTTACAGAACCCACAAATCGTTTATTATCTCACTCGACAAAGTAGATTCCGTTGAAGGCAATATGGTTTCAATCAATGGAAATAAACTTCCAATAGGCAATAGTTACCGTCAGGACTTCTTGTCGTTTGTTAATCGCTTTCTAGCCGATTAA
- a CDS encoding nitroreductase family protein — protein MDLLNKHVSIRKFRQQQIDEDLLKSLLYSGSKASTTGNMQLYSIVITKDEKMKEKLAPLHFNQPIAKQAPVLLTFIADFNRFSKWCKLNNAEPGYNNFLSFTTAVIDAILVAQNVCIAAENKGLGICYLGTTTYNAKGIIDILNLPKLTFPVTTVALGYPDEQPSLTDRIPLEGIIHYERYTDYSEQSIHELYAFKESLESSKHFVKENNKESLAQVFTDVRYKKADNEYFSEQMINTLKEQGFFGDLIG, from the coding sequence ATGGATTTATTAAATAAACACGTCAGCATACGCAAGTTTAGACAGCAGCAAATAGATGAGGATTTGCTAAAAAGTTTACTTTATTCAGGTAGTAAAGCATCTACAACGGGTAATATGCAATTATACAGTATTGTAATTACCAAAGATGAAAAAATGAAAGAGAAACTTGCTCCGTTACATTTCAATCAACCTATTGCAAAACAAGCACCCGTATTATTAACGTTTATCGCTGATTTTAATCGTTTTTCGAAGTGGTGTAAACTTAATAATGCTGAGCCCGGATACAACAACTTTTTATCGTTTACAACCGCTGTAATTGATGCAATTTTGGTAGCACAGAATGTATGTATTGCTGCCGAAAACAAGGGATTGGGTATTTGTTATTTAGGAACTACTACATACAATGCAAAAGGAATAATTGATATCCTCAATTTGCCGAAACTTACTTTCCCTGTTACTACAGTTGCTTTAGGATATCCTGATGAACAACCTTCATTGACCGATAGAATACCCTTAGAAGGCATTATTCACTATGAAAGATACACAGACTACTCCGAACAAAGTATACACGAATTATACGCTTTTAAAGAGAGTCTGGAAAGTTCAAAACATTTTGTTAAGGAGAACAATAAAGAAAGCCTGGCGCAGGTATTTACCGATGTGAGGTATAAAAAGGCCGATAACGAGTATTTTTCCGAACAGATGATAAACACACTTAAGGAACAAGGCTTTTTTGGTGATTTAATCGGCTAG
- a CDS encoding T9SS type A sorting domain-containing protein, giving the protein MRKMFTKLFGLALLMLLFSAVSVVKAQNHCGPTISTSDVEVVTDLTTVCDGDLVTFQVVGFAGAEFAFNYDGDDVGDFTTDSTFTVNEGDPFRVIVRVNDTCISNEITVQTDVLEPITLLDAEAEHPTCGDSLGEVSINFTGGVGPFTYWVIPIDSFGVAPNDDYDRPTANNGVRPGTYVVTVQDKNKCFDIDDVANWDTVTVNMTTPGIVIDTIGVMDPACFGGDGMVGLVVVDTTGTPASYGFIVDLYDASEPEVVIMTDTTVNDTVVFEGVAPGTYFAIVSDSVGCEATSEEVEIVEPEEVEFEIEVFDVSCAEAGDGAIQVAITNYIAGHEYAAYVESADSVYAWELSDGDSIIDITGLDPVYYALYVKDSTNSCEAVGYVNPNNSGNKITVQSPGEIMWTIVYDSINCRHDSTLVSLDSISGGNGSGLEFKLFEDGDSVTTWLTTTEWLLPAGDYELYSRNSDGDGCEMSEAFEITQPSWFGIYAAETSPSCPGGNDGIIRIGVYPSEARTRTYEYSIDGNTWYDNPVFTTAAGEFEVYARDKECPDLEKSTTAEVDFLDENVLQLLYGPGWTDTANTCYGENDNAIVVGIYTWAQQEDENRELTVFITDDKAEVFVSGDTMTQGFLGNWRAVDVDAGTYYIWAVDNFGCKTEDTVIVTVTQPDMLAIDATVTEHATCNNDNDGVITIKGDGGYPDEYKYGVANSYLAALNMDEDAMNNWPSGADSVEVQAAAGVYYAVLYDDECGTRVISEELEVKSFDPVLVSDTALMVTDMVCYGDSVGVIEINAATGGSGELVYTLWYYEGDTVPGYVEVTDTVFTNLKGGWYVVEVTDKGTAGCDGDYSDPILVDQPDMIYVDAVAEDISCFGAADGLVRLYFEGGNEGTPMFKLGTASWQPMISNDEKSTAFSYDYYKNVVITEPGTYTVWFRDTLGCDGGSETFTVVEPPVLTVDALGIDDTTACGDLDDGMIEVTIEGGKALVSGYEIEVAGVDTVSIPMDSVHTFMNVAPGIYEVYVTELGVDNPCTIMDSVTIDSPDTIAVATVVNHVACKDGETGSIELNITGGSGDYDVSISPVAGVVTDTLISELPAGLYVVTVSDDESFLGECSLTLDTIVIEEPDEYLTLGVTKIQDITCAEPGKFSLQAAGGVGEYVYAAKLSELPAHVVLPPATSSSAWQSDSIFSVTEFGTWVVWVMDENGCITGGEYNDAGQVVNTWRVPIAKPKVEVIVDIDDMEVDCNGDMTAMIVVDDAVVTIEVEEVAEDRGYTVEFTSLAGVVLGSGDTLADLGADTIIVTVLDTLSGCTGVDTVVITEPEVLQAELFIKDGEFSCPDVNEGYIEVAVMGGNVDYALIKSLEKSASVDAPTGYMFQLWQDGVLKTDYQPDNSFLVQIDHDYVVVVKDANDCTDTTNMITIDPVTGPEIVDVVDITCDADTAASVKVVVAGEEGRKFKVVWRQYEVESDDHFGETGYFPAGDIILDQTFKFDNESDDDQHYEIYVVDSMGCVSEKDSMTFDQVISSPLELTVTEGAVSGCGTEVTITAAGGVAPYVVLVDGVEVTEDMVVLGGGMHTIKVMDVHECSAMEEITLAYPMSMDTAIETYTGEAVQFVMEDAMLDTMLMVGEYSFYYAVDTACTAELNVTVTEKDRAMPVLDTVTPMDTIADNHPTFEIVFEGAVTFNDSVMGYLTVTPEDSTEALLMIEITEDMVSGNTITVDYVLGEGEIGLDKNTTYVVAVDSGVVIGDGLAWDGVTGDWMFTTGPDWATDVVNPSAAVEFKVYPNPFNDHIKIENYDKLTRVVLTNIAGQRVLDIEYPSYEIRTGNLVTGVYVVTLIANDEIVKSERIIKR; this is encoded by the coding sequence ATGAGAAAAATGTTTACAAAGCTTTTTGGCTTAGCGTTGCTCATGTTGCTGTTTAGCGCAGTCTCTGTGGTGAAAGCCCAGAATCATTGCGGCCCGACAATAAGCACGAGTGATGTTGAGGTAGTTACCGATCTAACCACGGTATGTGATGGTGATTTGGTTACCTTCCAAGTTGTTGGTTTCGCTGGTGCGGAATTTGCATTTAATTACGATGGAGATGATGTAGGTGATTTCACTACTGACTCTACATTTACAGTAAATGAAGGCGATCCTTTCAGAGTAATTGTTAGAGTGAATGATACTTGTATCTCTAATGAGATAACAGTTCAGACTGACGTTCTTGAGCCGATTACGCTTTTAGATGCAGAAGCTGAGCATCCAACATGTGGTGATTCGTTGGGTGAAGTATCTATTAACTTTACAGGAGGTGTTGGCCCATTTACTTATTGGGTAATTCCTATCGATAGTTTTGGTGTTGCACCTAACGACGATTATGACAGACCAACTGCTAACAATGGTGTAAGGCCTGGTACGTATGTTGTTACTGTTCAGGATAAAAACAAATGTTTTGATATAGATGACGTTGCTAACTGGGATACAGTTACTGTTAATATGACTACCCCTGGAATTGTGATCGATACTATTGGAGTTATGGATCCTGCTTGTTTTGGCGGCGATGGTATGGTAGGTCTTGTTGTTGTTGATACAACCGGAACTCCTGCTTCATACGGATTTATTGTAGACTTGTATGATGCTTCTGAACCTGAAGTAGTTATTATGACTGATACTACTGTTAATGATACAGTTGTTTTTGAAGGAGTTGCTCCTGGTACTTATTTTGCAATTGTTTCTGATAGTGTAGGTTGTGAAGCTACATCTGAAGAAGTTGAAATTGTAGAGCCAGAAGAAGTTGAATTCGAAATTGAAGTATTTGATGTTTCATGTGCTGAAGCAGGTGATGGAGCAATTCAGGTTGCCATTACTAATTACATTGCTGGTCATGAATATGCTGCTTATGTTGAAAGTGCTGATTCTGTTTATGCTTGGGAGCTATCAGATGGTGATTCAATTATTGATATTACAGGTCTTGATCCTGTTTACTATGCATTATATGTAAAAGATTCAACTAACAGCTGTGAGGCAGTTGGTTATGTTAATCCAAATAACTCTGGAAATAAAATTACTGTTCAATCTCCTGGAGAGATCATGTGGACAATCGTTTACGATTCGATCAATTGTCGTCACGACAGTACTTTAGTTTCACTTGATAGTATTTCAGGTGGAAACGGAAGTGGTCTTGAATTTAAATTATTCGAAGACGGTGATTCAGTAACTACATGGCTTACTACCACTGAATGGTTGTTGCCTGCAGGTGATTATGAATTGTACTCAAGAAATTCGGATGGCGATGGATGTGAAATGAGTGAAGCATTTGAAATTACTCAACCAAGTTGGTTCGGTATTTATGCTGCAGAAACTTCTCCTTCTTGCCCAGGCGGAAACGATGGTATTATTCGTATCGGAGTTTATCCTTCAGAAGCAAGAACAAGAACTTACGAGTATTCTATTGATGGTAATACATGGTATGATAATCCTGTATTTACTACTGCTGCTGGTGAATTCGAAGTTTACGCAAGAGATAAAGAATGTCCGGATTTAGAAAAATCAACAACTGCGGAAGTTGATTTCCTTGATGAAAACGTACTTCAATTGCTTTACGGACCAGGTTGGACTGATACTGCAAATACATGTTATGGTGAAAACGATAACGCTATTGTAGTTGGTATTTACACTTGGGCTCAGCAAGAAGACGAAAATCGTGAGCTTACTGTATTCATTACTGATGATAAAGCTGAAGTTTTTGTTTCAGGTGATACAATGACACAAGGTTTCCTTGGAAACTGGAGAGCAGTTGATGTAGACGCCGGTACATATTATATTTGGGCTGTTGATAATTTCGGTTGTAAAACTGAAGATACAGTTATCGTAACAGTTACTCAACCTGACATGTTAGCTATTGATGCTACTGTAACAGAACATGCTACTTGTAACAATGATAATGATGGTGTAATTACTATCAAAGGTGATGGTGGATATCCAGATGAATACAAATATGGCGTAGCAAATTCATATCTTGCTGCATTAAATATGGATGAAGACGCAATGAATAACTGGCCTTCAGGTGCTGACTCAGTTGAGGTACAGGCTGCTGCCGGTGTTTATTACGCAGTTCTTTATGATGATGAGTGTGGAACTAGAGTAATTTCTGAGGAATTAGAAGTTAAGAGTTTTGATCCAGTACTTGTATCAGACACTGCCTTAATGGTAACTGATATGGTATGTTACGGTGACAGTGTTGGTGTTATCGAAATTAACGCTGCAACTGGTGGATCAGGTGAATTAGTATATACTCTTTGGTATTATGAAGGTGATACAGTACCTGGTTATGTTGAAGTAACTGATACAGTATTTACTAACCTTAAAGGTGGTTGGTATGTAGTTGAAGTAACTGATAAAGGAACTGCCGGTTGCGATGGCGATTACAGTGATCCTATTTTAGTTGATCAACCAGATATGATTTATGTTGATGCAGTTGCAGAAGATATTTCATGTTTTGGTGCAGCTGATGGTTTAGTTCGTCTTTATTTTGAAGGTGGTAATGAAGGAACTCCAATGTTTAAATTGGGAACTGCTTCTTGGCAGCCAATGATTAGTAATGATGAAAAATCAACTGCTTTCTCATATGACTATTACAAAAATGTTGTAATCACAGAACCTGGTACTTATACTGTTTGGTTTAGAGATACATTAGGCTGTGATGGTGGAAGCGAAACTTTCACTGTTGTTGAACCTCCTGTGCTTACAGTTGATGCACTTGGTATTGACGATACTACAGCTTGTGGTGACCTAGACGATGGTATGATTGAAGTTACCATTGAAGGTGGAAAAGCATTAGTAAGTGGTTACGAAATTGAAGTAGCAGGTGTTGATACAGTTAGTATCCCAATGGACAGCGTACATACATTTATGAATGTTGCTCCTGGTATATATGAAGTTTATGTAACTGAATTAGGTGTAGATAATCCATGTACTATTATGGACTCTGTAACCATTGATTCTCCTGATACAATTGCCGTTGCTACTGTTGTTAACCATGTTGCTTGTAAAGATGGTGAAACTGGTAGTATCGAATTAAATATAACTGGTGGTTCTGGTGACTATGATGTATCTATTTCACCGGTTGCTGGTGTTGTTACAGATACTTTAATTTCTGAATTACCTGCTGGTCTTTATGTTGTTACAGTAAGTGATGATGAAAGTTTCTTAGGAGAATGTTCTTTAACATTAGATACTATTGTAATTGAAGAGCCAGATGAGTACTTAACTCTTGGTGTTACAAAAATTCAGGACATTACTTGTGCTGAACCAGGTAAATTCTCACTTCAGGCTGCTGGTGGTGTAGGTGAATACGTTTACGCTGCTAAACTTTCTGAACTTCCTGCTCACGTTGTACTACCTCCGGCTACAAGTAGCTCGGCATGGCAATCAGACAGTATCTTCTCAGTAACTGAGTTTGGTACATGGGTTGTTTGGGTAATGGACGAAAACGGTTGTATCACTGGTGGTGAATACAATGACGCAGGTCAGGTTGTTAACACTTGGCGTGTACCAATTGCTAAACCAAAAGTTGAAGTAATTGTTGACATTGACGATATGGAAGTAGATTGTAATGGTGATATGACTGCAATGATTGTTGTTGATGATGCAGTTGTTACAATTGAAGTTGAAGAAGTTGCAGAAGACCGCGGTTATACAGTAGAATTCACAAGTTTAGCAGGTGTTGTACTAGGTTCTGGTGATACTTTAGCTGATCTTGGTGCTGATACTATTATTGTAACAGTATTGGATACATTAAGTGGTTGTACAGGTGTTGATACAGTTGTAATTACTGAACCTGAAGTATTACAAGCTGAATTGTTTATCAAAGACGGTGAATTTAGCTGTCCTGATGTAAACGAAGGTTACATTGAGGTTGCTGTAATGGGTGGTAATGTTGATTACGCGCTTATTAAATCGTTAGAGAAAAGTGCATCAGTTGATGCTCCGACTGGATATATGTTCCAATTGTGGCAAGATGGTGTATTGAAGACTGATTATCAGCCAGATAACTCTTTCTTAGTGCAAATCGATCACGACTACGTAGTTGTTGTAAAAGACGCTAACGATTGTACTGATACTACCAACATGATCACTATTGATCCGGTTACCGGACCAGAAATTGTAGATGTTGTAGATATTACTTGTGATGCTGATACAGCTGCTTCTGTAAAAGTTGTTGTAGCCGGTGAAGAAGGACGTAAATTCAAAGTAGTTTGGAGACAATACGAAGTTGAATCTGATGATCACTTTGGTGAAACAGGATACTTCCCTGCAGGTGACATTATCTTAGATCAAACTTTCAAATTTGATAACGAAAGTGATGATGACCAGCACTATGAAATCTACGTTGTAGATAGTATGGGTTGTGTATCAGAAAAAGATTCAATGACATTTGACCAGGTAATTAGTTCTCCACTTGAACTTACTGTAACTGAAGGTGCTGTAAGTGGATGTGGTACTGAAGTAACTATTACTGCTGCAGGTGGTGTTGCACCATACGTAGTTCTTGTTGACGGTGTTGAAGTTACTGAAGACATGGTTGTTCTTGGTGGCGGAATGCATACTATTAAAGTAATGGACGTTCACGAATGTTCGGCAATGGAAGAGATCACTCTTGCATACCCAATGAGCATGGACACTGCAATTGAAACATATACTGGCGAAGCTGTACAATTTGTAATGGAAGATGCAATGCTTGATACAATGTTGATGGTAGGTGAGTATTCTTTCTACTACGCTGTTGATACTGCTTGTACTGCTGAATTGAATGTTACAGTAACTGAAAAAGACAGAGCTATGCCTGTTCTTGATACTGTTACTCCAATGGATACTATCGCTGATAATCATCCAACTTTCGAAATTGTATTCGAAGGAGCAGTTACATTCAACGACTCTGTTATGGGTTACTTAACTGTAACACCGGAAGATTCAACTGAAGCTTTATTGATGATCGAAATTACTGAAGACATGGTAAGTGGTAATACAATTACTGTTGACTATGTATTAGGTGAAGGAGAAATTGGTTTAGACAAAAACACTACTTATGTTGTGGCTGTTGATAGCGGTGTAGTTATCGGCGACGGTCTTGCATGGGACGGTGTAACTGGTGACTGGATGTTTACTACTGGTCCTGATTGGGCTACTGACGTTGTGAATCCATCGGCAGCTGTTGAATTCAAAGTATATCCTAACCCATTCAACGATCATATTAAGATTGAAAACTATGACAAACTGACAAGAGTTGTTCTTACAAACATCGCAGGTCAGCGCGTTCTAGATATTGAATATCCAAGTTATGAAATCCGTACTGGTAATCTGGTTACTGGCGTTTACGTTGTTACTTTAATAGCAAACGACGAAATCGTTAAATCAGAAAGGATTATTAAAAGGTAA
- the gap gene encoding type I glyceraldehyde-3-phosphate dehydrogenase — protein sequence MIKIGINGFGRIGRFVFRQAVAKGTIQVVGINDLIDVEYMAYMLKYDSTHGLFNGTVEVVDGNLVVNGQTIRVTAERNPADLKWDAIGAEYVVESTGLFLSKESAKGHIEAGAKKVVMSAPSKDDTPMFVMGVNNTKYTNDMTFVSNASCTTNCLAPVAKVLNDNWGIKEGLMTTVHATTATQKTVDGPSMKDWRGGRGAGQNIIPSSTGAAKAVGKVIPELNGKLTGMAFRVPTPDVSVVDLTVTLEKGATYAEICAAMKAASEGELAGVLGYTEDMVVSNDFIGDTRTSIFDAGAGISLNDNFVKVVSWYDNEMGYSAKVCELIQYMDSVK from the coding sequence ATGATTAAAATAGGGATTAACGGATTCGGAAGAATCGGACGTTTTGTTTTCCGTCAGGCAGTTGCCAAAGGAACAATTCAAGTAGTAGGTATTAACGACCTTATTGATGTTGAATACATGGCTTACATGCTAAAATACGATTCAACTCACGGTCTTTTTAATGGTACTGTTGAAGTTGTTGACGGAAACCTGGTTGTAAACGGACAAACTATCCGCGTTACTGCAGAGAGAAATCCTGCAGACCTAAAATGGGATGCAATTGGTGCTGAGTACGTTGTTGAATCTACCGGTCTTTTCTTGTCAAAAGAAAGTGCTAAAGGTCACATCGAAGCTGGTGCTAAAAAAGTTGTTATGTCGGCTCCATCAAAAGACGACACTCCAATGTTCGTTATGGGTGTTAACAACACAAAATACACTAACGACATGACTTTTGTTTCAAACGCATCTTGTACTACTAACTGTTTGGCTCCTGTTGCAAAAGTATTGAATGACAATTGGGGAATCAAAGAAGGTCTTATGACTACAGTTCACGCAACTACTGCAACTCAGAAAACAGTTGACGGTCCTTCAATGAAAGACTGGAGAGGTGGTCGTGGCGCAGGTCAGAACATTATTCCTTCTTCTACTGGTGCTGCTAAAGCTGTTGGTAAAGTAATTCCTGAATTGAATGGAAAACTTACCGGTATGGCTTTCCGTGTTCCAACTCCTGACGTATCAGTTGTTGACTTAACAGTTACTTTGGAAAAAGGTGCTACTTACGCAGAAATTTGTGCTGCAATGAAAGCCGCTTCTGAAGGCGAATTGGCTGGTGTACTTGGTTACACTGAAGATATGGTTGTTTCTAACGACTTTATTGGCGACACTCGTACTTCTATTTTCGATGCAGGTGCAGGTATCAGCTTGAATGACAACTTTGTAAAAGTTGTTTCTTGGTACGATAACGAAATGGGTTACTCTGCAAAAGTTTGCGAATTGATCCAGTACATGGACTCAGTAAAATAA
- a CDS encoding ABC transporter permease: MSKGTLLMENIRIALNSVRSNLLRTILTVLIIAVGITALVGILTAIDSIKNSITKEFAVMGANTFSISSRGMRVQVGNNRYRTKNYSYISYYQAKEFKENFNFPAQTAISVNSTGTATLKYGSEKTNPNISVRGIDDNYLITSGYEVGQGRSFSPHDIQSGRSVVLLGSDLAKRLFKGGEDPIQKVISIGSGKYKVVGVLASKGSGFGMNSDMVCFIPYSNSRTYFSRPNMNFDIQVKVDQPELMEAATGQAEATFRVVRNLDPIDETDFNIEKSDNLANILLENIKNITLVATIIGLITLFGAAVGLMNIMLVTVTERTREIGVRKAIGAKSSTVKQQFLVEAIVVGQIGGFVGIIMGIVVGNMVSMLIGSSFIIPWTWIILGVILCFFVGIISGYYPAQKASKLDPIESLRYE, translated from the coding sequence ATGAGCAAGGGCACGCTGTTAATGGAAAATATTCGAATTGCCTTAAATTCGGTACGAAGCAATTTGTTGCGAACCATTTTAACGGTACTAATAATTGCAGTGGGGATAACTGCCTTAGTTGGGATTTTAACAGCCATTGATTCCATCAAAAATTCGATAACAAAAGAATTTGCTGTAATGGGTGCAAATACTTTTTCGATTAGTAGTAGGGGTATGCGTGTACAAGTTGGAAATAACCGGTATCGAACCAAAAATTACTCATACATTTCGTATTATCAGGCAAAAGAATTTAAAGAGAATTTTAATTTCCCTGCTCAAACTGCGATCTCTGTAAATTCAACCGGAACGGCTACCTTAAAATATGGATCGGAAAAGACAAATCCAAATATTTCAGTTCGCGGAATTGACGATAATTACCTGATAACATCGGGTTACGAAGTAGGGCAAGGCAGAAGTTTTAGTCCACACGATATTCAATCGGGCAGGAGTGTGGTACTTTTGGGAAGTGATTTGGCCAAACGTTTATTTAAAGGAGGGGAAGATCCGATTCAGAAAGTAATCAGTATCGGAAGTGGCAAGTACAAAGTTGTAGGAGTTTTGGCATCGAAAGGAAGTGGATTTGGAATGAACAGCGACATGGTTTGTTTTATTCCGTACTCCAACTCCAGAACTTATTTTTCGCGACCAAATATGAATTTCGATATTCAGGTAAAAGTAGATCAGCCCGAATTAATGGAAGCCGCAACAGGTCAGGCCGAAGCTACTTTTCGTGTAGTTCGGAATCTGGATCCGATTGACGAAACAGATTTTAACATCGAAAAAAGCGATAATCTGGCAAATATTTTATTAGAAAACATTAAGAATATTACACTGGTTGCTACTATTATTGGTTTGATTACACTATTTGGCGCAGCCGTTGGTTTAATGAATATAATGTTAGTTACAGTAACCGAACGTACCCGTGAAATTGGTGTACGAAAAGCAATTGGCGCGAAAAGTTCCACTGTAAAACAACAGTTTTTGGTTGAAGCCATTGTTGTTGGGCAGATTGGGGGTTTTGTTGGAATAATAATGGGCATTGTTGTTGGAAATATGGTGTCAATGCTTATTGGCTCTTCGTTTATTATTCCCTGGACCTGGATCATTTTGGGTGTGATTCTTTGCTTTTTTGTAGGAATTATTTCAGGTTATTATCCTGCACAAAAAGCTTCCAAGTTAGATCCGATTGAATCGTTACGTTACGAGTGA
- a CDS encoding FKBP-type peptidyl-prolyl cis-trans isomerase, protein MAEIDLKNDLEKFSYALGMSISANLIQSGVKTVSPEAFITALKDVYSGVQPRVNPEEANQILESFMAQAQAGEGNKNLEEGVAFLAENSKKEGVIQLPSGLQYEVLAEGEGDIPTADKKVKCHYHGTLIDGSVFDSSVQRGEPAVFPVNGVIQGWVEALQLMSVGSKWRLYIPSELAYGPNGAGGAIGPNAALIFDVELLEIL, encoded by the coding sequence ATGGCAGAGATCGATTTAAAAAACGATTTAGAGAAGTTCAGTTATGCCCTTGGAATGAGCATATCTGCAAATTTAATTCAGTCAGGAGTTAAGACTGTTAGTCCGGAAGCATTTATTACTGCTTTAAAAGATGTTTATTCAGGAGTTCAACCTCGTGTTAATCCTGAGGAAGCCAACCAGATTTTAGAATCTTTTATGGCTCAGGCACAAGCTGGTGAAGGCAACAAAAACCTTGAAGAAGGGGTTGCATTTTTAGCTGAAAACAGCAAAAAAGAAGGAGTTATTCAATTACCAAGCGGATTACAATACGAAGTACTGGCTGAAGGAGAGGGTGATATCCCAACAGCTGATAAAAAGGTAAAATGTCACTACCACGGAACATTAATCGATGGCTCAGTTTTCGACAGTTCTGTTCAACGCGGCGAACCGGCTGTATTCCCGGTGAACGGAGTAATTCAAGGTTGGGTTGAAGCTTTGCAATTGATGTCGGTTGGATCGAAATGGAGATTATACATTCCATCAGAACTTGCATATGGTCCAAATGGCGCAGGTGGTGCAATTGGCCCGAATGCAGCACTTATTTTTGATGTTGAATTATTAGAGATTTTATAA